Proteins encoded together in one Impatiens glandulifera chromosome 1, dImpGla2.1, whole genome shotgun sequence window:
- the LOC124944484 gene encoding uncharacterized protein LOC124944484, whose protein sequence is MEGSSTMIRLTNNNWQIWKSKMEDILYCKDLYEPVEGDSAKPKEMAEADWIKLNRKAVGTIRQWLDDSVYHHVASEKSAHELWKKLESLYEQKTAVEASNLVIKTARNSQDLPNLMIPIPLKRHTYKRNMCCLLLINVGFVKKKKQASISNYPGMHTYKLQKAYLSFLSNLLRLL, encoded by the exons ATGGAAGGCAGTAGCACTATGATCAGGCTGACAAACAATAACtggcagatttggaaatccaaaatgGAGGACATCCTTTATTGTAAGGATCTGTATGAGccagttgaaggagatagtgcaaAGCCAAAAGAGATGGCTGAAGCTGATTGGATAAAACTGAACCGGAAAGCAGTCGGCACAATCAGACAATGGCTTGATGATAGTGTTTatcaccatgtagcaagtgagaaaAGTGCTCATGAGCTATGGAAGAAGCtagagtcattgtatgagcagaagacggcag TAGAAGCAAGCAACCTGGTAATAAAAACTGCACGAAATTCTCAAGACCTTCCAAACTTGATGATACCAATTCCCCTCAAAAGACAcacatataaaagaaatatgtgCTGCCTTCTGCTAATAAATGTtggttttgtaaaaaaaaaaaagcaagcATCAATCTCCAATTATCCGGGTATGCACACATACAAACTGCAAAAAGCATACCTCTCGTTTCTTAGCAATCTCCTCCGTCTCCTCTAA
- the LOC124939286 gene encoding ras-related protein Rab2BV-like produces MAYKVDHEYNYLFKIVLIGDSGVGKSNMLSRFTRNEFLLESKSTIGVEFATRTLQIEGKTVKAQIWDTAGQERYRAITSAYYRGAVGALLVYDITKRQTFENVGRWLRELRDHADSNIVIMMVGNKTDLNHLRGVPDQDAQTFAENEGLSFLETSALEALNIEKAFHTVLFEIYQVISRKALAAQEASQGYPSQGTAINVGDYNSNSNKTRGTCCNN; encoded by the exons ATGGCTTATAAAGTGGATCACGAGTACAATTACCTCTTCAAAATCGTCCTCATTGGCGATTCAGGCGTCGGAAAATCTAACATGCTCTCGAGGTTTACTCGGAATGAATTCCTCCTCGAGTCAAAATCCACCATTGGTGTTGAATTCGCCACCAGAACTCTTCAG ATAGAAGGGAAGACAGTGAAAGCCCAGATATGGGACACTGCTGGTCAAGAGCGATATAGAGCCATAACAAGCGCGTATTATAGAGGAGCAGTAGGTGCCCTTTTAGTCTACGACATTACAAAGAGGCAAACATTCGAAAACGTTGGCAGATGGCTTCGCGAACTAAGGGACCATGCAGATTCAAACATTGTGATTATGATGGTAGGAAACAAGACTGATCTTAACCATCTAAGGGGAGTTCCTGATCAAGATGCCCAAACGTTTGCAGAAAATGAAGGGTTATCATTTTTGGAAACATCAGCTCTTGAAGCACTTAATATTGAGAAGGCTTTTCATACTgttttgtttgagatttatcAGGTTATTAGCAGAAAAGCCCTAGCTGCTCAGGAAGCATCTCAAGGGTACCCTAGCCAAGGGACTGCTATTAATGTTGGGGATTATAATAGTAACTCCAATAAGACTAGGGGCACTTGTTGTAACAATTGA